gagagtgtgggcgggttaggagaaagCGGGCGGgtgctgggaggggagacgtcacgtctccccgccctgtacccgtccacactctcctaagccacaagccccgcctacctagcgctttaaacactaacctgggaggcggcagcagcgaggcaagaagaaggagggcaccggagcagccatctctagaggtaagtagctgctagagatttagtttagccttccattcgaatgaatggagtcagccggcgcgcagggggttaaggctgtgtgtcggctgcttccattcattcctatggaactgcagcggagccttcacactgagtatacagcgtatactcagtgtgaaggctaagcaatgcattgtgggaaaaatcaccgatctagatcccacataaaaagatcttgttcggaattccgatggcgattgggaaattttctcgatcgccgatcggaatctgatctatttcgaacacgatcgctcaactttagtcctcagtatctgatatgtggaggtctgacacccggaccccacacagatccacTGCTCTGGCTGTGTCGAGGTATTAGAAGCTATAGGAGAAGACAGGGAGCAGATATAAGATATCAGAAAGTCAAGTTAACCTTTGCTACATTTGTAAGACATCATCATGCGGTATATTGCCATTTGGAGAGCCATACCCAGCTTAATCCTTCTCACTTTGAATTCATTAGCAAACTTCTCCAATTCTCTGATTTCCGGGGAATCAATATCAATGGGCTCCTCAATGACTTTGCTCTTTCTCCTGAATTCTTGCTTAAAGTCTGTTGTGGTAACATCTTCCAGGAGCGTTTGGTGCACTGGGGCAAAACCATGGCCCAGTGTGCAGGAGCTAGCGCTCATTAAACAAGGAGGTAAGCTGCCGGTATGGACTCCTGCCAAGAAACATCATGTAAATGTACGGTACATAAAACATAATGATATTCAATGTATTTTCCATTCTCCCTTTATCTACCATATACGAAAAAAGTTTATTACAAGGGGTCTTCAAAAAGTTTcagaactttttttgtttttttaatatatttcaatAACGAATCCCATTACTTCTCTGCCAAGGTCAGCCATGTTACCACTCTGACAAGATCCTCTCAGACATGACCAATGACGTCTCCTCTCACTGTCACAGCTTCGGAACAACGGAAATGAAAAAAGTGCGGACACTTTTTGAAGACCCCTCATATATATGTAGTATAGGAGACAGCAGCAGCACATTGGGGGGAATGTATTAAGTGTAGAAATTCCTTCATCAGtcttaatacacagtccagtcatattaatgtgaccaccgcctacttttgtcatcaacgttaaataaccagttgcaaaaggcacgtgtcatcagccatctgggtgcactcatcattgtggaaggcacgatggatcaacacaagtatgcatttatccttgtggaccatgttcacccctacatgtgaaatgtttttcctcaggatgatggcatctaccagcaggacaatgccacgtgtcataaagctcgcagtgtacgtgcgtggttcgaggagcaccaggatgagtttaccgtaggccagcaaattccccggatgagaaaccaattgagaatctgtggaaacacctcaatcgggttgttcacgccatggatgcttaacttcgtaacctagtgcagctggccacaatactggagtcggcatggctcaacatcccagtgatcatcatcacaacatcccctctcttcctgcatatctcgcagcggtccgctctgccaaagggggttaatctggttgtttttttaaatgtagattatgagccccacatagagctcacaatgtacatttttttttccctatcagtatgtctttggaatatgggatggaaatccatgcaaacccggggagaacatacaaactccttgcagatggttttatgcccttggcgggatttgaacaccaggactccagcgctgcaaggctgcagtgctaaccactgagccaccatgtggccctgttattctggattttgacaagtgctcacattaatgtgactggactgtgcatCTCTTTATAAATAAGGGACACTTGCGTACACTAGAATGTAAATCTAGCATATGTCAGATCAAGGCGCCTCCACTCCGACCTATCCCACTCTCCGCCCCACATTGCCTGCATTTGCAGAGTATGGTGTGCAAGGTGCAGAATGGgggatgtggtgcatctttgccaCACCAAAGGGTCAAAGCAGCTTTTCTTCTATTCATATGATAGGACTCTCAGCCTTAAAAAAAGAACATGTAAGGCTACAATATACAGCACTGGGGTCTTTCCTAAAACTCACCTTGTAACGTACTTACTCCATTCACAACATTAGAAAGGGGCATACTGCAGGTTTGTAAAATCCGTGTCTGGGAAATACTCGCCGATAGCATTTCTGGTGCGGTGGGTTTTATTCCTGGGCAGAGAAATTGTAGAAGAGCTGAAAGTGCTGACAATATACCAATCCTATGTGACAGAAggggctgagcagattgatatatagattgAGGAAGCAAACTATTACTAGAACATGTTAGAAAGGCACTCCAATGTAATGTATGCTTTATAACCTCCTCCTGTGTCTAATGTATCCAAGGACATGAATATGTGATTTAGGTTCCATCGCCCATTAGTCAGGACATCTGATCTGAAGCTTAGGGTGATTCTTATGGGATATTGAGAAGGACGAGAACCAAACATCTCAATGCTCTAAAGAAGATTTACAGCTGGAAGATCTTACCTGTCATCACTCCATAGGTAGATTGCTGGTTTCCATAGTGGCATGATGGGTTTGGGTAGTGAAGCCCTGCTGGTATAGGTTCCACGTCAGGCACAGAGAAGTGTATGAGAGATAATTTAGGAATTTGGACCAAAGACAAAACAGACGGGACTGGTAAGAAAATGCATAAGTATTCAAGAATATTCATTCTATTCAATCCACATGAATACATTATCCTGTATGTGGAAAAGACAATGCCGATAAACTACTCTCTCTAGAAGCTTACAACTAGGGAAATGCAAAAAATGATTTCAATGGTTAATCTATTAAAATGAATCTTCCTGATCCTCATTACATTATGGCACCCTGGGGGTCACTGCCACTTCCATAGTTTGCGTCCAGTTAAaagaacaaaacagttttgccgcagacaggcagaagacacacagcgtcggtcactttgcaaacccattcaagtgattgggtttgaaaactgactgccgggtttctgtcccctgtccagtttctcagagcagaagacggaaacctgccagattgcctaaagcagagaccgggcgcagatgtgaacccgcccgcAAGTTGTATTTTTCACTGGTACCAGTTTTTGGCATGTATGACTATCTAGTCAGTTTATTGCTGTATTTGGGGGGAGGCAAgctgaccaaaatacattaacaTGCACATCTTTTTTACGACGTTAATCGTACGGGATAAATAGTGCTGTTTTTGGATAGTGTAGACATAGATTCGcaaacagggatacctaacataatTATTCACTTAATGTTGTTTAATTGatgcattttttaatttaaaaaaaatgtaattttaattgttaaactttttttttttttttttaacctttttactGTCTCACAAGGGGAATTGAATCAGGGATCTCTTTATCGCCATTGCAAATAGTTATCCCTATGTGTAGGAGAATTAGGCCATTTCTCGGCTTCCTGGCAAACCCTTCAGACCCCACAATCTCATTGCAGGGGATCCAAGGGGTGGAACGGAAGAGCAGTCTTGCCCCTAAGTATCCAGATGctgtgatcactattgatcatggcattgaGGGGTTAAGTCACCAAAGTTTAGACTCAAAATTAATGTTGTTTATAGTTAGCGCTCAGTGCCTGTCACATTACTTTCAAGTCTTGACATTATAGTTTGGAGCGGAGGAGGAAGGGGTTTAGTACAAGGGGAATTATCATCTTAGAAACTGAAGAGATAGTCACAGGATAGGCATAAAGGTCTGTTAACTTCTGGGGGTTCTCTAAAGGAGGGCGACATGTGCGGACTCTGCTATTACAGTATGGGGTTATAAAATCAGCTGAGCATGCTCACAAGATGGGCATAGTCCTTTAAGTAGTATATCTAGTGCATGTTGTAAGTGAATGGCATATTAGTATGGATATACTgttattgaaatactgtatgatgtatagttcCTTGGAAAATCATGACACTGTATACATAAATAATTGTTTCAAGtagtaaaatattaatatttattaaaagtcataaataataataataataataattattcaaTAATTTATAATTACTACataataatgaataaaacatTGTTAAAGTTGTAGTATGACATTATTAGCAACCGAAGGTTTTCAAAAATATTCAGTAAAATATTAATGTTTATTAAgtcataaatattaataataataataatataattattcaATTATTTAAAATTACTACATAATAATAAATAGAACATGTCGCTAAAGTTGTAGTATGACACATTATTAGCAATCTAAGGTTTTCAAAAATATTTGATAAAATATTAATGGTTATTAAAagtcataaataataataataataataataataataataatattattattcaaTTATTTATAATTACTACATAATAATAAATAGAACATGTCGTTAAAGTTGTAATATGACACATTATTAGCAATCTAAGGTTTTCAAAAATATTTAGTAAACTATTAATgcttattaaaataataatgataataataattcacTATATAATTCACTTATAGTTGccgcataataataaaaaaaggaataaaaatcaCTGCAAATATCTGACATTTATCACTAGTTGCACTAGATAAAATATGAGTATCCGTATATCCACAAATGCATTGCTTATGTAAACTCTAACTTACATTTTTAGCATTTTGCCTATCTTAAGGCATTTCTAAAAAATTTTAGCAATTTCAATGATAACATTCCTCGAAAGCAGACGATATTTATGTCTATATTGTCTCTACATAATATTGCCATTTGATCCTGCACATGGTCATATTACATTTGCATCATTTTGGACCCATCTAGATTTTTATACAACACAATTTCCATGTTTTAAGATATCCTATTTACGGTACAACTCAAGCAGAACATAAGTatgatgggtcaggtagagaacTATCATCTTCTATCTAAGATAACCTGTGACTTAGAGACATATTGAGCACAGACACTGATCTTTAAGtttagtaataaaataaaaaaataaaaaaaattaaaaaaaaaaaaacatcaattggGAAATACCTGTAGAGACCACGTTAGTTGTGTGATTGGTGACAGGCAGATACTCTGCAGTGCCGTGATGCATCCTAAGGGGGAAAGTGGCTGAAGAATCTGAATTTATAGGTACAAATGTATCAGCTGTCACAAAAGCCTGGAAACTCATCCCCCCAGACAATAGGAATCAATGAGAGAGGAATTGTAAAAGTTTTCTCCAAGTCTTTTGTGAATCTAAAATGAATCTTTTAAGAAAAGTTTTCCTTGCATGTATGCATTAAGGGGCTGCCTGGCGAGTGCTTGGCGTGTGCAGGTATTTATACTCTTAGGAAATCCCTGTATCCATGTTAATGATTTCTTCCCAGGAGATTGCTACATAAAGGCATGGACTGTCCTTCCCACCTAATATAACAACACCCGGCCAATTGGTCTGACTAAACAGAAACCTGAGCTGCTCTATTCATTTAAAGGACCGGCTCTCTGCGAGCAATGGACAATATAGGTGTAAGGGGAGCAGGGCCGACATCGCGCTCCAAGGGCTTAACATGGCAAATTGGACAAGATTATTATTTTATCATTAGTTTATTCCATTATAGAGTGCTAGATAGAGATTGTATCTGTTTCTGTAagttgtatataaaaaaaaataaaataataacatattAATGATAACagaaaataattattaataataataataataataataaaatatggtaataaaaaatattgtatgGAATCTgatcttattaaaggggctctatcggcaaaattatgctgtatgagccccacatatgtgtgactagcctttaaaaaggctattcaggcaccgctaatgttattttaacccccaccccattttaaaataaaaccataaaaacaggactgcccagcgtgcacgggtaagtatcatttgaatattggtttttagggtattattttaaaatgggggggggggggtacgataacattagcggtgcctgaatcccttttaaaggctattcaggcatatctggcgctcatacagcataattttgctgatagagcccctttaaaataatgttacaaaataatttatatttagtgacatatatttatatttagggATGTATACAGTGAAATATAACAATGATTGACATCCTGGCCCCTACAACTGGGAGCAACCAGTGGGGCCCCATAATAAAGATTGTTAGACAATagcaatatgtaaatgagtttcaagtgcaatgggggcgggccctagtctCCAAGGGTTCTATTTTCAGGTTGGAATCTCCGCCCAATACACTTGGTTGACAGACTTTTCCTATCCTACATCTATGTCACAgcgtgttgatttgccgcaatgTCCGGGCAGGAGCCTTTAGGTGCAtttacatggagtaaaatggtgctgaatttggtgtggaatctgcatcagaatcagcgctgaaaaaaaaagcctcccattgacttcaatgggttctttttttttgGAGTCTTTAATACACACCCATTGCACATGAAGGTCATTTGCATGTTTCTAAAAATGGCATTATCAAGGAAATGCTCCATGTATTGGGCTATGTGGAGGTATGACGGTGCTCAGGgtaatgtcccctacaatgtgATGTGACTAAGTTGCAAttgtctttgagccaaagccaagaatggctacaaaacagaataggaaatctataggaagttcttctccttctaccttctgttcaatccacccctgggtttgactaaaaaaaagcagcaatataTGGAACAATAAAACTGCATTTCTACAATATGGGGCCAGTTGCACATGACCGTGCGCTTCCAGCCGGCCTTGAATTAAAGGCACAGTCAGCGCACAGGGGACATGCGGATATCACCTGTCACCACGGCTCCTTTCATGAATAGGAATTACGGAAGCAAGGACAAGACATATTctaaataggacaggaataggacctgttctatattttgcaacccggactgtcagcccacgcacgtgaccatgtaattcacagtcatatgTACAGGGTCCATATAAATGCATGGGTCGGTGTGTTATCTGTgtaatacatggatagcacactgagcaTGGTCACGGTCATTTGCAAGAGCCCTAACGCTGGAGTCCCAAAATCCACAGCGAAAAAGCAGTGTTTTCAAAAATGGCCGCTTTTTttcaatcacagtatgtcaattataacactagcgttttctgtataggtataatagcggaagaaagtccgcaaaggaaaactccacaaatatgcaatgaaaaatgctgcaaaaaacgcaatgtgtttccactatGGGTTTTTTCGACAGCAttcttttgcagcattttgcTAAATGAGGCCTTAGACTAAAGGGGCTTTCCCATGGACATAACCTTATTTAAATTTGTTGACGATGAAAAGTTAAACATGTTTGTGTACATAAGTAATTAcatgcctgataaccagccatgatgtccttattgtggtcgggttatcttctcatacatgtagtgtcctcctgataaccagccatgatgtccttattgtggtcgggttatcttctcatacatgtagtgtcctcctgataaccagccatgatgtccttattgtggtcgggttatcttctcatacatgtagtgtcctcctgattatcagccatgatgtccttattgtgtctaggttatcttctcatacatgtagtgtcctcctgataaccagccatgatgtccttattgtggtcgggttatcttctcatacatgtagtgtcctcctgataaccagccatgatgtccttattgtggtcaggttatcttctcatacatgtagtgtcctcctgataaccagccatgatgtccttattgtggtcgggttatcttctcatacatgtagtgtcctcctgataaccagccatgatttccttattatgtccgggctatcttctcatacgtgcagtgcctctgcctgataacctgtccacaataaggacatcatggctgaggtTCTGACAAGTCCTGATCTTGGAATTTTCCTGCAGACGTGGTTgtgtccattggcaaccaatcaagacaataaatgtcactactaagatggttaaagaaaatctaTAAATTGAAATAAGCCATGTAATACCTATTAATGTAGTGATCTTGATGAATAAATAGATGATATTACTAGGACTGGTGTTCCTACACTGCTCTTAGTCCATAGTGCACTGGAGTAAaatggaacaatcacagacaaaCCGCTCGGTAAATTTGTAAACCAAATCTACAGCAGCTATGAGAGGTGAGATGAAGATCTGCTCTATAAAGTTATCATGCAAAGCCCTGCAAAGTAAGGTGGGAAATGGTCCAAATATGTAAATTGTGGCACAAAAGAGACTTGCAACTTTTGCTCACCAATTTCTTAAATTCTTTAATTTTTCTCATTTTTGTTTAAAGATTTTGACACTAGAACCAGCCTATTGACTCAGCCCCACATATAGAAGGGTTAGGGTCTCTATTGCCAAGATATTacctttttttgtcaatatgtaaattaacTTTTTggtgcaatggcaacacccttatTGATtctaagagctcatttacatattgacataaacagcgatATCTCGACAACAGAGGAAGgggattcaggtgactctaacctatctatctgtagggctggctTTATATCATGCGTACTGCCTACAGACtcccttacccctcgttcacatttgcatttggtaatctgttcggggagtctgcatggggccccccgaatggaataccaaatgcaccgGCAAGgggtgtgctgtgaaagcacatagataccatagattataatggggtccgtgtgcttgccgcacgctgcccacatgaatcatgtggacaggaaagtagattgtgaactactttcctatccgcatgatccctgtagagatctggtggcaagcacacggaccccattatagtctatggggtccgtgtgctggcagttgcgttcagtattctgttgtgggggggtcctcatgcagactcccccagatggaatatcaatgcagatgtgaacaaggcattaAACACTCAACTTACTAAAGAACAGAATTTTATAGGTAAAccatccctttaaggaattgttACATATGGTGACGCTGCAGGTATAGCAGTTATTAAATGAACAGTAGTTATTTTACGACACGCCATAATGTGAAAAGGATGCAACAAATGTTAgtttagtacatatatatatatatatatatatatatatatatatatatatatatatttatttatttaatgaagGCTCAATTGTCACCTACCAACCCTATGTAATAACCTGTACATTCCCATATGTATAAAAGTGACCCGCAGCAGCTTGTGTACTCAATTTACATAGCAATACTACATTCATTAAGGTCTACGACAATAGCAATAACACAATCCATCTTGTCTCGATACAGCCAATTCTTATTACCGCTGGCAATGTAAAAATGGATTTGGTCCCATAAATAAGGTTAGGAAGGCTGATTAAACTGAAGTGTGGTCCAGACTGAAATAAGAGGGGTCTGGTCAGTGCAATACAGATAAGCAGCTACACAGAGCCAattaggggtctgaaaagaagacACTTTCCCATGCGGCTACACAATGTGCCAGGTTTTAGAGAACATATAGATGGCTTATTAGGTCTTGCTGCTGATGTCTGCTTCGCTGACTTTTCAATGCAACCAAGCATAATTACATTACAGGTGACAATAGCCTAAAGCCAGATTTTGAGAAAACCAACATATTAAGGTAAAGCACAAATACAGTTAGATTTGGTTTACAGAACCACCTGCCCATGTTCAGCCTCCGCTGTCTGCACAGCTAGACggaagatacatatatatatatatatatatatatatatatatatatatatcatgttatTGTTACTTCCCAACAGGATGCCACTCGACCGCTAAAAGAATAGTCATGCAAAGAGCATAATCACTCTttgtatatctatatgtatatagatatatagtatattgtcacacctcccaacttttgaacaacagaaagagggacaaaatgtgcggcacatttagccccgcccacttttatgttgactctgcccattctctttcatttttcatgtcccccgacacagtataatcctcctacagtcacccgcacattatatgtctccacattacagtataatgttcacttccaacttccccacagtattaagtccttctcctggtgccccagtttaaacatgaaactgaatcagctggagggggacattagcaatggaggtagttggagggggcaataaataaatggcagatgaagtgggacattaagcggtgggcaactagaagcagacattaaaccgtaggggtagctggaaggtgggggcaactagaggcagacaggtcccctccagctactcccacggtttaatgccctctccagttgtccccccgtttaagtgccccctttatctgctccatttcatgtcccttctccatctatgtccccagtataatgacatacacacacacacagactctctctctctctctctctctccatcctgcatctcagatccccccttccccctcccttctcagtaccttacacggatctcttctctcttcactgcacgggacactgacacgcccacctagtcacatgaccatgtaatgtcacacaaggtccttgaaccatagtaaagcattcctccgatcaccgcagcctcttatctgttataagagcaggccatgatcggaggaatgattgaacAGTAAATAATTAAAGGGACATAGTGGGACATGTACGGAGCTGCGCGGGACAGCAGGACTGGGGTAGGAAAGCATGAGTGTCCCACAGAAATTGGGACGGATGGGCGGTATGTATTGTGCGtacagagtgcaggagaggtagatAATTGTTTAGTCACTAAGGGTTCACTAATCAGGGGCCACAAGTATCCATGAGTGCCCCATGTGTATGGATCAGTAGTGTGCAGGCTTGGACACTATTCATGTCACTACTTCATGGGATGTCAGCCAAACATGGGGCACTTACAGAAAAGGAAGTGCATAAGCGATATGTCCGTAGTGCCTATATTCATTATTTGCACTACAGACACTTATTTTTTATGCATTAACCTTTCTGTAAGTGCTCCAGAGTGCCCCTATGTGTGGCCGCCACCCCATGACGTAGTGACATGAATAGTAACCAAGCATGTGCACTTTAAAGCATACTTCCAGAtataaataacttttcataaatgaatagtactggCAAACATTGTcacatatcttattaaagaaatatgtttacattagggttgagcgttcgggatcggaaaagatcagatcccgagcagcgattgagtaaatttcacgatcgcaatcgggttccgatcccgcctaaaaaagatcgggaacagaattccgatcctgatcgctctacttacttgcacagaaccgctgccactccccgttgttctcagtcctctcctctctccccagtatccgcccacactctctgtggcttaggagagtgtgggcgggtactgggaggggagatgtgagtgatgcactcacgtctccacacccagtacccgcccacactctcctaagccacaagaagccctgcctactcctagcgagagaagaggaccgagaacaacggggggtggcagcggttctgtgcaggttacTGGCCagcagggggaactaagtagccggtggattttttcagcactacacagtgtggagtccaaaaatcgaagcattcaatttttggattccatgctgtgtagtgaataggattgtttttaaaatccgattttcaatcattaaaaaatcccattgacatgCATTAGgctcggaattgggattgggtttggatggaaaatgatcggaaatcggattttaaaaatgatcctggaatttcaagatcagctcaaccctagtttacATTCATCcgactgcaggcatcttccaagcataaacaatagacacaaagaaaatagtCCGTAGGTTTTTTTCCATTCCAAATAGTTAGCTATTCATAGTGCAAAGGTACTTGAGTTGAGGACTCtcgaagatacagacaaaaagagtaagATGGTAAAGCTAAGGTCACTTGGTTTctcctccacttttcaggcagttactttctccatattagtctataaagacagtagggggatagaaaagacactcaaacaaTTAcactctgatatttttttttttttttttttttactactactAGGTTGCAGATCAGAGGCTActagtacacagaatgaggcaataaatcaattaaccagctggCAGGAGATTCCCTCCGTGCTCCATAAAGTTGTAATGTGTGTTGTAATAAGTTGTTGATGTGTAAGGCTGAATAGAGCAAAGAtatggagcaggagaacagcttaatacaTGCTGAAGAAAATAGATCTTCTTAATAAGATgtaatacaaagtttcttattttctccTGAAAAatagtttataactggaggtacgcttaAATTGAAATGACTGTTCACACCCCCAATGGCAGACTTAATACTGCCAAAAATATGCAGTGTGTTGGAATTTTTGGCGATTGGAAGAACAAAGACAAACATGTTTGCCATGATAGGGTGAAATTGGCTAATGATTGCCAATTGGTGTAGACTTAGGTGGCcatgttcacacaatggaaagtgaagaggaatttgtgGTGGATTGTGTTTTGAATTTTTCTTTACTTTGCAGTCCATTTGCTTTCCATTATTATTCCAAGATGGTGCCACGTGAGTGGCATCCTGGTACAGCGGCTCCAAGCTGAGAGTGACCTTCTCTT
This sequence is a window from Leptodactylus fuscus isolate aLepFus1 chromosome 2, aLepFus1.hap2, whole genome shotgun sequence. Protein-coding genes within it:
- the POU1F1 gene encoding pituitary-specific positive transcription factor 1 isoform X1, with product MSFQAFVTADTFVPINSDSSATFPLRMHHGTAEYLPVTNHTTNVVSTVPSVLSLVQIPKLSLIHFSVPDVEPIPAGLHYPNPSCHYGNQQSTYGVMTVHTGSLPPCLMSASSCTLGHGFAPVHQTLLEDVTTTDFKQEFRRKSKVIEEPIDIDSPEIRELEKFANEFKVRRIKLGYTQTNVGEALAAVHGSEFSQTTICRFENLQLSFRNACKLKSILSKWLDEAEQVGALYNEKIGGNERKRKRRTTISIAAKEALESHFGEQSKPSSQEIMRMAESLNLEKEVVRVWFCNRRQREKRVKTSLHQNTFSTFSKDHHECR
- the POU1F1 gene encoding pituitary-specific positive transcription factor 1 isoform X2, with protein sequence MSFQAFVTADTFVPINSDSSATFPLRMHHGTAEYLPVTNHTTNVVSTAGLHYPNPSCHYGNQQSTYGVMTVHTGSLPPCLMSASSCTLGHGFAPVHQTLLEDVTTTDFKQEFRRKSKVIEEPIDIDSPEIRELEKFANEFKVRRIKLGYTQTNVGEALAAVHGSEFSQTTICRFENLQLSFRNACKLKSILSKWLDEAEQVGALYNEKIGGNERKRKRRTTISIAAKEALESHFGEQSKPSSQEIMRMAESLNLEKEVVRVWFCNRRQREKRVKTSLHQNTFSTFSKDHHECR